The following coding sequences lie in one Candidatus Methylomirabilota bacterium genomic window:
- a CDS encoding ornithine cyclodeaminase family protein — MDEHRIRYLSRRDVEELDLGMPAVVDAVEQAFREKGRGRAVMPAKHWLAPSERRFYSAMTSVVPEARAAGCKWQSGSSDNAARGLPYITGLLILNDSETGLPLAVMDSTWITAMRTGAATAVTARYLARPGIESFAMLGCGVQGRRHVEALRVVFPGLRRVHAYDIDPDALHRYAREVGERHGLEVIACPSAREAVRGAPLVVTAGPIEPNRPRTIDADWLEPGMLGVGIDYDCYWRPAALRAADKLYADDRTQLEHLRESGYFRDSPPLTAEIGDVVAGKAPGRERADEVIIAMTMGISVEDVTTARRVYDLAVTRGRGTLLPL, encoded by the coding sequence ATGGACGAGCATCGGATCCGGTACTTGAGCCGGCGGGACGTCGAGGAGCTCGACCTCGGCATGCCGGCCGTGGTGGACGCGGTCGAGCAGGCGTTCCGGGAGAAGGGCCGGGGGCGCGCCGTCATGCCAGCCAAGCACTGGCTGGCGCCGAGCGAGCGGCGGTTCTACAGCGCGATGACGAGCGTGGTGCCCGAAGCCCGGGCCGCCGGCTGCAAGTGGCAGAGCGGCTCGTCGGACAACGCGGCCCGCGGCCTGCCGTACATCACCGGCCTCCTGATCCTGAACGACAGCGAGACCGGCTTGCCGCTCGCCGTCATGGACTCGACCTGGATCACCGCCATGCGGACAGGGGCGGCGACGGCCGTGACCGCGCGCTACCTGGCCCGGCCCGGGATCGAGAGCTTCGCCATGCTGGGCTGCGGGGTCCAGGGGCGGCGGCACGTGGAGGCGCTCCGCGTGGTCTTTCCCGGGCTCCGGCGGGTCCACGCGTATGACATCGACCCCGACGCGCTCCACCGCTACGCGCGCGAGGTGGGCGAGCGCCACGGCCTCGAGGTCATCGCCTGTCCGAGCGCCCGGGAGGCGGTGCGCGGGGCCCCCCTGGTGGTGACCGCCGGGCCGATCGAGCCGAATCGGCCCCGCACGATCGACGCCGACTGGCTCGAGCCGGGGATGCTCGGCGTGGGCATCGACTACGACTGTTACTGGCGGCCGGCGGCCCTCCGGGCGGCCGACAAGCTCTACGCCGACGACCGGACCCAGCTGGAGCACCTGCGCGAGTCGGGCTACTTCCGCGACAGTCCGCCGCTCACCGCCGAGATCGGCGACGTCGTGGCCGGGAAGGCCCCGGGGCGCGAGCGCGCCGACGAGGTCATCATCGCCATGACCATGGGCATCTCGGTGGAGGATGTCACCACCGCCCGCCGGGTCTACGACCTGGCCGTCACCCGCGGCCGCGGCACCCTGCTCCCGCTCTAG